CACGGGCGGCGAGGGCTCACCTCGCCGCCCGTGTCCTGTTTGGACTTATGGGCGGGCGCGCGAGCCGGCAGGATCCGGTGGATGGAACCGAGGGTTCGCCTGCCGCTCGCCCTGGCCGGACTGGTCGTGGTGGCGGTAGCGGTGTCCGCCATCCGGCCCAAGAGCTACGGCACCTGGCTGCTGGAGGTGGCGCCGATCCTCATCGCTCTGCCGCTGCTCGCGGTGACGTACCGCCGGTTCCCGCTGACCCGGCTCGCGTACTGGCTGATCTTCGGGCACGCGCTGGTGCTCGCGCTCGGCGGCCACTACACCTACGCCGAGGTGCCGCTGGGCGACCTGCCCTGGACCGACCGCAACCATTACGACCGTTTCGCACATTTCGTGCAGGGCTTCGTGCCCGCGGTGCTGGTGCGGGAGATCCTGTTGCGCCGGTCGCCGCTGCGGCCGGGCCGGTGGACGTTCTTCCTCGTCTCCGCGACCTGTCTGGCGATCAGCGCCGGCTATGAGTTCATCGAGTGGGCGGGCGCGATCATCGGCGGCGAGTCGGCGACGGATTTCCTTGGCACACAAGGGGATGTGTGGGACACGCACTGGGACATGCTCCTCGCGCTCGTCGGTTCGGTGGTCGCGCAGTGGCTCCTCGCGCGCCCGCACGACCGGCAGCTCGCGGAATTGTCGGTGCGGTAGGGCAAGCTGCACACGACGGATCTTGTGCAAGTCGTGGAGGTACCGATGGCGAAGGCGAAGCAGAACTCGTTGTCCGAGGAGGACATCGACTACTTGCGCGCGGAGCTGACCGCGGGTCGTCCGGCCGCGGTCTGGTTCACCTCCGCCGCGGTGGGGGTGGAGGCCGGGCGGTCGGCGAAGGTGATCTCGTTCACCGAACCGGCCGAAGGCGATTTCATCCAGGTGCGGCCGACCGGTGACAAGGACGAGCTGTCGTTCTCACCGGCCGAGCTGACGCTGGAGAAGCCGGCGCCGCGCAGACGCACGCCGGCGCCCGCCGCCGCTGTGAAGGAGGAGACCGAGGAGCCCGCGCCGGTCGAGCACATCTACACGCCCGCGCCGCCACCGGCGAAGCCGAAGCCGGCGCCCGCACCAGCGGCGCCCGTCGCCGAACGCAAGCCCGCCGCGCGCAAGCAGGCGAAGCCGGCCGAGGTGACGGTGACGCTGGTGTCGACCGTCGAGGGCGAGTGGACGGTCGACGTGCAGTGGGGGTCGAAGCGGACGTTGAAGGCGTCGCCGGTGGCCGCGTCGGCGGTGTCGCAGGCGGCGAAGTTGCTGCCGCCTGAGGTGGACGAGGCGGTGGAGAGCGTGATCGACGCGGCTCGGGAACGTCATCTCGCCCGGGTCGAGCAGTTGCGGGCGGAGCTGGCGGAGGCGCAACGGGCGTTGGACGAGCTGTCCGGCTGAGGGTGGCGAACACGTATTGCAACGTCTTGATGATTGGCGTTCCGCGATCGGGTGAGGGGGCTTCCCCTGCCCAGCGGTAGGGCGGACGGTGGGGTCGAAATACCTTCGGTCGCAGGAGGAAGTCCGACTCCGGGGAGGCACAGATGGTGGTAGAGATCGAGACCGTGGAAGAGCCACAGCTCGGCAGTTGCGGTTGCTGCACCGGTTGCACGGGTCCGGGTTGCGGGTGTTGTTCCAGCTGCTAGACCCGCGACCGCCACACCGATGAACGAAACGCCCGGCCCCGGCCGCCCCAGCGCGCCGGGGCTCAGGGCTCCCGTAAAGTCAGTACGGGCTCAACGGTGGGCAGGGCTCACGGCGGGCAGACGGTGCCGCTGGTCGGCACCTTCGCGTTCACCAGGAACTCCTCGGCCGCCTTCATCGCGCACGCCGACTGCCCCAACGCGCCGTGCCCGCTGCCCTGCCAGCCCACGACGATCCCGGCCGGCAATGCCTGCGCGGCCCGTTCGCTGCCCTCGCGCGGCGTCACCGGGTCGGCGGCGGTCGTCAGCACCAGCACCGGCGGCGCCCCGGCGGGCCTCGGCACCTTCACCTGCTGCGGCACCGGGAACGGGCCGCAGGTCAAGAGCTTGCGGGCGAAGTAGGCGCCGAACAACGGGTGCTTGGTCCGCCAGTCCGCGGCCATCCCCTCCACCCGCTCCGGCGGGATCCGGGTCGCGGTGTCGTTGCACCCCGTGACGATCCCCGCGTCCAGCCACGGCGGGTCCTCTTCCCGGTTCACCAGCAGCGGCTCGACGAACGCGCTCAGCTTCGCGCCGTCACCGCCCTCCGCCGCGACCAGGGCGTCCACCAGCGCCGGCCACCGCGACCGGTCCGCCAACCCCGCCAGCACGGCCACCGTCGCCGTGCCCGGCGTCACGTCGAAGTCGCGCCCGTCCAACGGCTCGTCCCGCAACGACTCCAGCAACGCCTTGAACCGGCCCGTCGCGTCCGAGCCCAACGGACAACCCCGGATCACGCAGTCCTTGCCGAACGCGGAGAACGCCTCCTCCGCCGCCACCGCCCGCATTTCCGCCACCCCGGGCACGTCCAGCGTCGGGTCGGGCGCGCCGTCGAACACCATCCGCCCGATCCGGTCCGGGTACCGGCTCGCGTACAGCGACAGCACCCGCGAGCCCTCGCCGACGCCGATGCCGTTCAGGTGCGGCACGCCCAGCGCCTCACGCAGCTGCTCGAGGTCCGCTGACGCACGCCACGAGTCCACCGCCGTCAGCCGGTTCTCCAGGTCGAGCACGCACTCCCGGCTGGCCAGCGTGTAGGCCTCGGACAGCTCCTCGTGCGTCTGCGAATCCGGATCGGACTCCACGATCCCCACCCGCGCCGCGTCCGGCACGCACTGCACGCCGTCCGACTCGCCGGTGCCCCGCCGGTCCACGCCGATCAGCGTGAACGTGCTCAGCACCTGCGGCGGGAGGCTCGCGGCCAGCCGTGCGGCCTTCACCGTGCCGGGCTCGCCGTCCGCGTCACCGACCACCACCAGCGGGCTGCCGCCGGTGCCGACGCGCAGCAGCGCCAGACCCAGGCTGCCCCGACCGGGACGGCTCGGCGCGTCCAGCCGCACGGTCAGCCGCGCGCACTCGTACTCGCCGCCGGCCGACGGCGCGGTGTCGCCCATCCGGGCGTTGGTGGAGTCGGTGCACTTCGACCAGGCCAGCCGGTCCGCCTCGTAGTTCTCCAGCGGGGGCACCTCGCGGGGCCCGGACGGCACGGAGGCCGTCGACGGTTCCTCGCCGTCACCGTGCACGGCTATCACCGGCCGGGTCGACGGGCCCGCGCTGCACGCCGCCAGCGCGCTCAGGGCCGCCAACATCAAGGCGGCGTGACGCCGACGCGGCACAGTGGTCCCTCGCTCTCTCCCGGCAGGCAGGTGGAAAGCCTCACACAGTCCAGGTGAGACTTCGGTGAGCGGGCTGGGGGAGGATGGCCGGGTGGTCGTCGTACACGTCGAAGGCATTCCCGAACGCCCGTATCCGCGTCCGGGGCCGTTCACGCTCGCCGCCAAGGCGTACGGCGCGATCCCGCCGCCCGCTCTTGTGCTGCTGGGCGTGGTCAGCGTGCAGGTCGGCGCGGCGGTGGCCAAGCAGTTGTTCACCCTGGCGGGCGCCGCGGGAACCGTCACGCTGCGGCTCGTGCTGGCGGCCGCGGTGCTGCTGCTGATCTGGCGGCCGTCGTTGCGGCTGGACCGGCGGACGTACCTGGTCATCGCGGGTTACGGGCTGGTGCTGGGCGCCATGAACCTGACCTTCTACCAGTCGATCAAGTACATCCCGCTCGGCGCGGCGGTGACCATCGAGTTCCTGGGGCCGCTGGCGGTCGCGGTGTTCGGCTCGCGGCGCTGGCTGGACGGGGTGTGGGCGCTGCTCGCGGCGGGCGGCGTGCTGCTGCTGACCAGGGTGGACGGTGGCCTGGCACTGCCCGGCGTGCTGTTCGCGCTGGCCGCGGCGGTGTGCTGGGCCGGGTACATCCTGCTGGCGACGGCGCTGGGCAGCCGCACGTCCGACGGCAAGGGCCTGGCGTTGGCGATGGTGTTCGGCGCGGCGCTGGCGCTGCCGTTCGGCGTGGCCGAGGCGGGCCTCATGCTGCTGGACCCGATCGTGCTGATCGTGGGCGCCGGGGTGGCGCTGCTGTCGTCGGTGATCCCGTACTCGCTGGAGCTGGAGGCGCTGCGCCGCATGCCGCCGCGGGTGTTCGGCATCCTGATGAGCCTGGAACCGGCGGTCGCGGCGCTGGCCGGGTTGATCGTGCTGCACGAGGCGCTGCACCCGGCGCAGTGGGCCGCGGTGTTCTGCGTGGTGTTGGCGTCGGTCGGGGCGACCCGGACCGCTAGACCGGAGGTGTGACCCGTGGTGCAGAGCAAGGCCGAGACGGTCGAGGAGTACCTGGCCGAGCTGCCGGAGGAGCGCCGCGCGACGGTGTCGGCGGTGCGGGACGTGATCCTGGCGAACCTGCCCGAGGGGTACGACGAGGGCATCCAGTGGGGGATGATCACCTACTCGGTGCCGCTGGAGGTGTCCGGCAAGACGTACAACGGCCAGCCGCTCGCGTACGTGTCGCTCGCGTCGCAGAAGAACTACCTGTCGCTGTACCTGATGGGCGTGTACGGCGAGCGTGAGCAGGAGTTCCGGGTCGAGTTCGAGGCGACCGGGCGGAAGCTGGACATGGGCAAGAGCTGCGTGCGGTTCAAGCGGGCAGACGACCTGCCGCTGGACCTGATCGGGCGTGAAGTCGCACGTCACAGCGTCGCCGACTACGTGGCCAAGGTCCAAGCGGCCAGGTCTTAGGTCTCAGGCGGGGCGGACCTCGCCGCGCAGCACCGAGTCCACGTCGTAGCGGGCGGGCTGGTCGAGCTGGTCGTAGCGGCACGACTCGGGCTCGCGGTCCGGGCGCCAGCGCCGGAACTGGCCGTTGTGGCGCAGCCGGGCCGGTGCGCCGCCCTCGGTCTGGCTGTACGAGATCTCCAGCACGCGTTCCGGCCGCAACGGCACCCAGTCGGCGTGCTTGCCGCGCCACCGGTTGATCTCACCGGGCAGCCGACGGCCGTCCGGCTCGACCAGCCACGGGTGGTCTTCGGACGTGATCAGGCCTTGCAGCTCCTGCGCGAGCGCACGCCGTTCGGCGGCCTTGAAGGAGCCGACCACGCCCACGTGGTGCAGGATGCCGGCGTCGTCGTGCAGGCCGAGCAGCAGCGAGCCGACGGCCGTGCCCGGTTCGGTGTCCTTGTGCCAGCGCAGCCCGGCCACCACGCAGTCGGCGGTGCGGGCGTGCTTGACCTTGATCATGGAACGCTTGCCGGGCGTGTACTCGCCGGCGGCGGGCTTGCCGATGATGCCGTCCAGCCCCGCGCCCTCGAACAGCTCGAACCACTGGAGCGCCAGGGCGGCGTCGGTGGTCGCGGGGGTGAGGTAGAGGCCGTCGCCGGGCGTGATCAGGCCCTCCAGCGTGGACCGCCGCTTCGTGCCCGGCTGGTCCAGCAGCACGTCGTCGCCCACGGCCAGCACGTCGAACGCCACGAAGCTCGCCGGTGTCTGCTCGGACAGCAGCTTCACCCGGCTCGCCGCCGGGTGGATGCGCTCGGACAGCGCGTCGAAGTCGAGCTTGTCGTCCTTCGCCACGACCAGCTCGCCGTCGACCACGATCCGCGGCGGCAGGGTGCGCAGCAACGCGGCCTCGGCCTCCGGGAAGTACCGGTTGAGCGGCTTGCCGCTGCGGGACTGGAGGAACACCTCGTCACCGTCGCGGAACACCAGGCAGCGGTAGCCGTCCCACTTCGGCTCGAACACGAGGTCGACGCCGGTCGGGATGGTGTCCACCGCGTTGGCCAGCATCGGCTGCACGGGAGGGTTCAACGGGAGCGCCACCCGGCCATCCTGCCTGGCGGAACGTCCCGGCGCACGTGATGACGCTAAGCGGCCCTGCGGTAACGGAGCAGCAGCGCGCTGTCGTGGTGGAGCACGGACTCCAGTTCCAGCGACCGGGGCGCCGGCGGCAGCGGGCCCGCCGCGATCCGCCCGGCGTCACCGGCCGCGAGCAGCGGCGAGAACGTCACGCACAGCACGTCCACCAGGTCGGCGTCGATCAGCGAGCCGAACACCTTCGGCCCGCCCTCGCAGTCGACCCGGCGCAGCCCGCGTTCGTCGAGCGCCTTCAACGCCACGTTCATGTCCACCGACTCGTCACCGGCCACGACCACGTCCGCACCCGCCGCCGCCAGCGCGTCTCGCCGTTCGACCGGGGCGGAGGCGGTGGTGAGGATGATCGGCGGCATGGACGTGCTGGTCAGCAGGGGTGAAGTCGGCTCGATCGAGCACCGCCCGGTGACCACCGCGATCGGCGGCACCGGCGCCAGTCCCAGCCTCGCCCGCCGTGACGCGCGCACCTCGCCCACCTTGACGCCCTGGTAGCCCTCGACCAGGGCCGTGCCCGCGCCGACGAGCACCACGTCGCACAGGTCGCGCCCGAGCATGAACACCTTGTGGTCGGCGTCGTTGCCCAGCCCTTCGGACCGGCCCGCCACCGACACCGCGCCGTCCACGCTGGACACGAAGTTCACCTGCACCCAGGGCCGGTCGAGCCCGTCGGGGTAGTCGTAGAGCCGTTCCAGCTCGCCGTCCGTGATCTCGCCCTCGCGTGGTGGCCACAACATCCGCACGACCACATCCCAGCACGCCACTACGATCCGGGCATGTCCGCCCCGCCGCGCCTGTCCGACCGGATCCCGCACGTCGCCGCGGCCGAGTTGGTGGACGCGATGGTCCCGCCGCCGCGCTTCGACGGCGTCCGCTTCGCCACCTACCTGCCGAACCCGGACGAGCCGAGCCAAGAGGCGGCCGTCCGGGCGTGCCGCGAGTTCGCCGAACGGGTCTCCGAGGGCGGCAGCCGTGGCTGGCTGGGGCAGCTGTTCAAGCGGTCGGACGAGGACGCGGCCAAGCCCGGCCTCTACCTGGACGGTGGGTTCGGCGTCGGCAAGACCCACCTGCTGGCCTCGATCTGGCACGCCGTGCCCGGCCCCAAGGCGTACGGCACGTTCGTGGAGCTGACCAACCTGGTCGGCGCGCTGGGCTTCGGCGAGACGGTGAAGCGGCTGTCGTCGCACAAGCTGCTCGCGATCGACGAGTTCGAGCTGGACGACCCGGGCGACACCATGCTGGTCACCCGGCTGATCAAGGAGCTGACCGCGGCGGGCGTGTCGGTCGCGGCCACCTCGAACACGCTGCCGGACAAGTTGGGCGAAGGCCGGTTTGCCGCCGCCGACTTCCTGCGCGAGATCCAGTCGATGTCGGC
This is a stretch of genomic DNA from Saccharothrix ecbatanensis. It encodes these proteins:
- a CDS encoding iron chaperone, whose translation is MVQSKAETVEEYLAELPEERRATVSAVRDVILANLPEGYDEGIQWGMITYSVPLEVSGKTYNGQPLAYVSLASQKNYLSLYLMGVYGEREQEFRVEFEATGRKLDMGKSCVRFKRADDLPLDLIGREVARHSVADYVAKVQAARS
- a CDS encoding pyrimidine reductase family protein, whose amino-acid sequence is MLWPPREGEITDGELERLYDYPDGLDRPWVQVNFVSSVDGAVSVAGRSEGLGNDADHKVFMLGRDLCDVVLVGAGTALVEGYQGVKVGEVRASRRARLGLAPVPPIAVVTGRCSIEPTSPLLTSTSMPPIILTTASAPVERRDALAAAGADVVVAGDESVDMNVALKALDERGLRRVDCEGGPKVFGSLIDADLVDVLCVTFSPLLAAGDAGRIAAGPLPPAPRSLELESVLHHDSALLLRYRRAA
- a CDS encoding DUF6319 family protein encodes the protein MAKAKQNSLSEEDIDYLRAELTAGRPAAVWFTSAAVGVEAGRSAKVISFTEPAEGDFIQVRPTGDKDELSFSPAELTLEKPAPRRRTPAPAAAVKEETEEPAPVEHIYTPAPPPAKPKPAPAPAAPVAERKPAARKQAKPAEVTVTLVSTVEGEWTVDVQWGSKRTLKASPVAASAVSQAAKLLPPEVDEAVESVIDAARERHLARVEQLRAELAEAQRALDELSG
- a CDS encoding ATP-dependent DNA ligase, which gives rise to MALPLNPPVQPMLANAVDTIPTGVDLVFEPKWDGYRCLVFRDGDEVFLQSRSGKPLNRYFPEAEAALLRTLPPRIVVDGELVVAKDDKLDFDALSERIHPAASRVKLLSEQTPASFVAFDVLAVGDDVLLDQPGTKRRSTLEGLITPGDGLYLTPATTDAALALQWFELFEGAGLDGIIGKPAAGEYTPGKRSMIKVKHARTADCVVAGLRWHKDTEPGTAVGSLLLGLHDDAGILHHVGVVGSFKAAERRALAQELQGLITSEDHPWLVEPDGRRLPGEINRWRGKHADWVPLRPERVLEISYSQTEGGAPARLRHNGQFRRWRPDREPESCRYDQLDQPARYDVDSVLRGEVRPA
- the zapE gene encoding cell division protein ZapE, with amino-acid sequence MSAPPRLSDRIPHVAAAELVDAMVPPPRFDGVRFATYLPNPDEPSQEAAVRACREFAERVSEGGSRGWLGQLFKRSDEDAAKPGLYLDGGFGVGKTHLLASIWHAVPGPKAYGTFVELTNLVGALGFGETVKRLSSHKLLAIDEFELDDPGDTMLVTRLIKELTAAGVSVAATSNTLPDKLGEGRFAAADFLREIQSMSAKFTVVRVDGPDYRHRGLPDAPPPMADEELLAKSESTPGSTLDDFADLCDALARIHPSSYGRLVDGVTAVHLRHVRPAPDQAVALRLVALGDRLYDRDIPVAVSGEPLSELFTAEMLRGGYRKKYLRAVSRLVALSR
- a CDS encoding EamA family transporter — its product is MVVVHVEGIPERPYPRPGPFTLAAKAYGAIPPPALVLLGVVSVQVGAAVAKQLFTLAGAAGTVTLRLVLAAAVLLLIWRPSLRLDRRTYLVIAGYGLVLGAMNLTFYQSIKYIPLGAAVTIEFLGPLAVAVFGSRRWLDGVWALLAAGGVLLLTRVDGGLALPGVLFALAAAVCWAGYILLATALGSRTSDGKGLALAMVFGAALALPFGVAEAGLMLLDPIVLIVGAGVALLSSVIPYSLELEALRRMPPRVFGILMSLEPAVAALAGLIVLHEALHPAQWAAVFCVVLASVGATRTARPEV
- a CDS encoding DUF2238 domain-containing protein, with amino-acid sequence MEPRVRLPLALAGLVVVAVAVSAIRPKSYGTWLLEVAPILIALPLLAVTYRRFPLTRLAYWLIFGHALVLALGGHYTYAEVPLGDLPWTDRNHYDRFAHFVQGFVPAVLVREILLRRSPLRPGRWTFFLVSATCLAISAGYEFIEWAGAIIGGESATDFLGTQGDVWDTHWDMLLALVGSVVAQWLLARPHDRQLAELSVR
- a CDS encoding alpha/beta hydrolase, encoding MLAALSALAACSAGPSTRPVIAVHGDGEEPSTASVPSGPREVPPLENYEADRLAWSKCTDSTNARMGDTAPSAGGEYECARLTVRLDAPSRPGRGSLGLALLRVGTGGSPLVVVGDADGEPGTVKAARLAASLPPQVLSTFTLIGVDRRGTGESDGVQCVPDAARVGIVESDPDSQTHEELSEAYTLASRECVLDLENRLTAVDSWRASADLEQLREALGVPHLNGIGVGEGSRVLSLYASRYPDRIGRMVFDGAPDPTLDVPGVAEMRAVAAEEAFSAFGKDCVIRGCPLGSDATGRFKALLESLRDEPLDGRDFDVTPGTATVAVLAGLADRSRWPALVDALVAAEGGDGAKLSAFVEPLLVNREEDPPWLDAGIVTGCNDTATRIPPERVEGMAADWRTKHPLFGAYFARKLLTCGPFPVPQQVKVPRPAGAPPVLVLTTAADPVTPREGSERAAQALPAGIVVGWQGSGHGALGQSACAMKAAEEFLVNAKVPTSGTVCPP